In Candidatus Berkelbacteria bacterium, the DNA window AGTTCAAAACATCTACGCCGGTCACGGTGCAGAGGTTAACGAAAAGCATATCGAGATTATTGCTCGAGCCATGCTGGCAAAGATCCGAGTTGTTGAAGGTGGCGAGTCCACCTTACTAACCGGTGGAATTGTCGACCGCTTGGTTGCCGAGCGCATCAACGACCGCCTGAAGAAAGATCATAAGCAGCCCGTCCAATACGAGCAGATTGTTCTTGGTATTACCCGAGCTTCGCTCAACACCAATAGCTTCCTATCGGCGGCTTCCTTCCAGGAAACCACCAGCGTTCTTATCAAGGCGGCAATTCGTGGCGCTGTTGACCCACTCAAAGGACTTAAAGAGAACGTTATTATCGGTAAACTGATCCCCGCCGGTACTGGATATAACGCCGAACCGATCATTGAAGAAGTGGCCGCGCCCGAGCGTCCCGAAGCTAAGCCGCGGGTTGAATCGAAGGCTGAAACCGAGTAAACTGACTTGTAATGCCGACGATTAACCAATTAATTAGGAAAAGCCGAAAAAGCGTGGCCAGCAAGTCCAAATCGCCAGCGCTTCACCGTGGCTTTAACTCTTTGAAGAACCGACCCGTTCAGTTTCCCAAGGGTCGGCCGCTCATCCGTGGGGTCTGCACAAAAGTCACCACCATGACGCCAAAGAAACCTAACTCTGCTCTGCGTAAAATCGCCCGTGTCCGCTTAACTAGCGGCCAGGAAGTCACCGCTTATATTCCGGGCATTAAACACAACTTGCAGGAGCACTCGTTGGTTCTCGTCCGCGGCGGCCGCGTTAAAGATTTACCAGGTGTGAAGTATCACATTGTCCGTGGCGTCTTGAACGCTGACGGCGTTGAAAATAGAAAACAGGGTCGCTCTAAGTACGGAGCCAAGAAGGCGAAGTAATGAGAGGACGACGCAACATCAAACGCCCGGCTGTACTGCTTGATTCAAAGTACGCCGATCCACTAGTTACTAAGTTCATCAACCGCGTCATGGAACGCGGTAAAAAAGATACCGCGGAACGCTTGGTTTACGCAGCTCTTGAGCGCCTTGCTAAGGAAAACAACAAAGAAGTCCCGGCCTTATTCGCCGAGATCATTGAAAAGGCAGCGCCGATCCTTGAGGTTCGCTCTCGCCGTGTTGGCGGAGCAAATTACCAGGTCCCGGTAGAAGTCCGTCCAAGCCGCAAAGTCATTTTGGTTTTGCGCTGGATCGTCACCACTGCCCGAAGTCGCAAAGGCGTGCCGATGTCGGTCGCGCTCTACAACGAGATGAAAGATGTCCTCGGCGGCACTGGTTCAGTCATGAAAACCCGCGAAGACATGCACAAAATGGCCGAGGCCAA includes these proteins:
- the rpsG gene encoding 30S ribosomal protein S7, which encodes MRGRRNIKRPAVLLDSKYADPLVTKFINRVMERGKKDTAERLVYAALERLAKENNKEVPALFAEIIEKAAPILEVRSRRVGGANYQVPVEVRPSRKVILVLRWIVTTARSRKGVPMSVALYNEMKDVLGGTGSVMKTREDMHKMAEANRAFAHFARY
- the rpsL gene encoding 30S ribosomal protein S12; protein product: MPTINQLIRKSRKSVASKSKSPALHRGFNSLKNRPVQFPKGRPLIRGVCTKVTTMTPKKPNSALRKIARVRLTSGQEVTAYIPGIKHNLQEHSLVLVRGGRVKDLPGVKYHIVRGVLNADGVENRKQGRSKYGAKKAK